The following proteins are co-located in the Pomacea canaliculata isolate SZHN2017 linkage group LG8, ASM307304v1, whole genome shotgun sequence genome:
- the LOC112570520 gene encoding cysteine-rich PDZ-binding protein-like yields the protein MVCEKCQKKLGKVITPDPWKSGARNTTEGGGRVVGENKALTAKKNRFNPYSSGSFEKCRVCKSSVHQPGSHYCQGCAYKKGICAMCGKKIIDTKNYRQTSV from the exons ATGGTTTGCGAAAAGT GTCAAAAGAAACTTGGAAAAGTGATCACACCAGACCCATGGAAGTCCGGAGCCAGAAATACAACtg agGGTGGAGGTCGAGTGGTTGGTGAAAACAAAGCACTAACAGCCAAAAAGAAcag GTTCAACCCCTATTCATCAGGATCCTTTGAGAAATGCAGAGTTTGCAAGTCTTCAGTCCATCAGCCTGGATCACACTATTGCCAGG GTTGTGCTTACAAAAAAG GTATCTGTGCAATGTGTGGCAAAAAGATCATTGATACTAAGAACTACCGTCAGACCTCTGTttaa
- the LOC112570434 gene encoding neuronal acetylcholine receptor subunit alpha-2-like — protein MLCLRALERSCEHYHVHFLFQAVLLMVFVEGATYQDSANLEVTLFRNYSRTIRPTLNQSEPVRVNVTLQLLSVLKVDNQRQELSVRCVLLTQWLDQLLIWSPAEFGGLEVLHPDQTILWAPRVNPMSPEDDGDIMNKWITSHQLLHTGLVTFRSSGQLRLPCYLDMTAFPFDTQTCSFSFMVQDYTEREVTLFNDLDHVLMNNYVASGEWDLVHSACSRNIRGQPPLTFSTVDVTLVFHRLSGFYVLNLMLPFLFISGLVLLTFLVPVASDERVNFALSVLLSQVVCLDLISSYIPTTSDEVPVVVLCCLLLLALSAAVVALSVMTMSLHHDHSCVLTQTLWWTLSRLIRVKVRPSRKTHKKSQVASSASLASVSFHANGQTGLLASVNSSRTVAQTSVPNTEGE, from the exons ATGTTGTGCTTACGTGCGCTGGAACGAAGTTGCGAGCACTATCACGTCCACTTTCTATTTCAGGCagtgttgctgatggtgtttgtaGAGGGTGCCACTTATCAAGATTCCGCTAACCTGGAGGTGACACTTTTCCGAAACTACTCCAGGACTATCCGGCCCACTCTAAACCAGTCGGAACCGGTTCGGGTCAATGTGACCCTCCAACTGCTAAGCGTCCTGAAGGTTGACAACCAGCGACAGGAGCTGTCTGTGCGATGCGTGCTGTTGACGCAGTGGCTGGATCAGCTGCTTATCTGGTCGCCGGCGGAGTTCGGGGGCCTGGAGGTTCTCCACCCGGATCAGACCATCCTGTGGGCGCCGAGAGTCAATCCCATGAGTCCCGAAGACGACGGCGACATCATGAACAAGTGGATCACCTCGCACCAGCTGCTGCACACGGGGCTGGTGACCTTTCGATCATCCGGGCAGTTGCGGCTGCCGTGCTATCTGGACATGACCGCCTTCCCCTTCGACACTCAGACCTGCAGCTTCTCCTTCATGGTGCAGGACTACACGGAGCGCGAGGTGACGCTCTTCAACGACTTAGACCATGTGCTGATGAACAATTACGTCGCTTCCGGCGAGTGGGACTTGGTGCACAGCGCCTGCAGCCGCAACATCCGGGGTCAACCCCCGCTGACCTTTTCCACCGTCGACGTCACGCTAGTCTTCCATCGGCTCAGCGGCTTCTACGTGCTGAACCTCATGCTACCCTTCCTCTTCATCTCCGGCCTGGTGCTGCTGACCTTCCTGGTGCCCGTCGCCAGCGACGAAAGAGTGAACTTCGCGCTCAGCGTCCTTCTGTCCCAGGTCGTCTGCTTGGATTTGATAAGCAGCTACATTCCCAC GACCTCAGACGAAGTGCCTGTGGTTGTCTTGtgctgtctgctgctgctggcaCTGAGCGCTGCAGTCGTGGCCCTGTCTGTGATGACGATGTCGCTGCATCACGATCACTCATGCGTCCTGACGCAGACTTTGTGGTGGACCCTGTCAAGGTTAATTCGGGTCAAGGTACGTCCTTCAAGGAAAACGCACAAAAAATCGCAGGTTGCAAGCTCAGCCAGCCTCGCCTCTGTGAGTTTTCATGCCAATGGTCAGACAGGTCTGCTGGCCAGTGTCAATTCTTCGAGAACTGTGGCACAGACATCTGTTCCTAACacggaaggagag
- the LOC112570517 gene encoding tRNA 2'-phosphotransferase 1-like isoform X1 — protein MASRKQITPSVQLSKSLSWLLRHGAEKEGFQLLPGGFLFIDDILRKPKFKRFTTEDIVDVVNTNDKQRFHLETDSITGQLKIRANQGHSLVVPDLELKPITSAEQYSSVIHGTYYKFWESIKRQGLKRMTRTHIHFAAGEPGESGIISGMRNSCDLMIYLDLEKALLSGLQFFLSSNNVILSSGDENGVIAPIFFQKVVDRKTGQNLLQDIAFLDETGKNHYQKVLAESELVLADDLADEVSRQRKARRKKGHESGKR, from the exons ATGGCGTCACGGAAACAG atCACACCCTCAGTTCAGTTGTCCAAATCCTTGTCGTGGTTATTGAGACATGGAGCAGAGAAGGAAGGGTTTCAACTTTTACCGG GAGGGTTTCTTTTTATAGATGATATCCTGAGGAAACCAAAGTTCAAGAGATTTACTACTGAAGACATAGTAGATGTGGTCAACACCAATGATAAACAAAGATTTCATCTGGAGACTGATAGCATAACAGGTCAACTTAAAATAAGAGCAAACCAAGGACACTCCTTAGTG gtGCCAGATCTAGAGTTGAAGCCCATCACCTCAGCAGAGCAATATTCTTCTGTTATCCATGGCACTTACTACAAATTTTGGGAATCTATCAAACGCCAG GGACtgaagaggatgacaagaactcACATACATTTTGCTGCTGGTGAACCAGGAGAGAGTGGCATCATCAGTG GAATGCGGAACAGCTGTGATCTTATGATTTATCTTGATCTGGAGAAAGCTCTTCTGA GTGGTCTGCAGTTTTTCTTGTCATCAAATAATGTAATACTGAGCAGTGGAGATGAAAATGGAGTGATAGCACCCATATTCTTTCAAAAGGTTGTGGACAGGAAAACAG GACAAAACTTACTTCAGGACATCGCTTTTTTGGatgaaactggaaaaaatcactATCAGAAGGTGCTAGCGGAATCTGAATTGGTATTAGCTGATGATCTTGCTGATGAAGTTAGCAGGCAGAGAAAAGCTCGCAGGAAAAAAGGACATGAGTCTGGAAAAAGATAG
- the LOC112570517 gene encoding tRNA 2'-phosphotransferase 1-like isoform X2 — MASRKQITPSVQLSKSLSWLLRHGAEKEGFQLLPGGFLFIDDILRKPKFKRFTTEDIVDVVNTNDKQRFHLETDSITGQLKIRANQGHSLVVPDLELKPITSAEQYSSVIHGTYYKFWESIKRQGLKRMTRTHIHFAAGEPGESGIISGMRNSCDLMIYLDLEKALLSGLQFFLSSNNVILSSGDENGVIAPIFFQKVVDRKTGLHVIYKMDKTYFRTSLFWMKLEKITIRRC, encoded by the exons ATGGCGTCACGGAAACAG atCACACCCTCAGTTCAGTTGTCCAAATCCTTGTCGTGGTTATTGAGACATGGAGCAGAGAAGGAAGGGTTTCAACTTTTACCGG GAGGGTTTCTTTTTATAGATGATATCCTGAGGAAACCAAAGTTCAAGAGATTTACTACTGAAGACATAGTAGATGTGGTCAACACCAATGATAAACAAAGATTTCATCTGGAGACTGATAGCATAACAGGTCAACTTAAAATAAGAGCAAACCAAGGACACTCCTTAGTG gtGCCAGATCTAGAGTTGAAGCCCATCACCTCAGCAGAGCAATATTCTTCTGTTATCCATGGCACTTACTACAAATTTTGGGAATCTATCAAACGCCAG GGACtgaagaggatgacaagaactcACATACATTTTGCTGCTGGTGAACCAGGAGAGAGTGGCATCATCAGTG GAATGCGGAACAGCTGTGATCTTATGATTTATCTTGATCTGGAGAAAGCTCTTCTGA GTGGTCTGCAGTTTTTCTTGTCATCAAATAATGTAATACTGAGCAGTGGAGATGAAAATGGAGTGATAGCACCCATATTCTTTCAAAAGGTTGTGGACAGGAAAACAGGTCTGcatgttatttataaaatg GACAAAACTTACTTCAGGACATCGCTTTTTTGGatgaaactggaaaaaatcactATCAGAAGGTGCTAG